Genomic segment of Vitis riparia cultivar Riparia Gloire de Montpellier isolate 1030 chromosome 19, EGFV_Vit.rip_1.0, whole genome shotgun sequence:
atttctaatatatatatagggtattaatttggaaaattatatttttacccATCTTTcatgttattaaattaattaattaattattttaaatattatttttattttcctaacttatcccaaaaaaaaaaattaaatttggccGTTACAACTATCATTTAATCCTGCTTGAACAACTCCAATAGAATCTCAATAATCAAGATgtctattatcccttaaacacatgacaattgAGCTCTTTAAACTTATCCTAGTTAAAGGTCTGGTTGCTACTTGAATCATTCTAAAGTGTATGAAGTTATAATCTTTCTTATGTTTTTCTATGAACTTACTATCCAAAAGTCTTATAACTTGATTATCTCTAAACTTATGTTTTGTTGAAGTGCATATCTTAATGGTATAATCTAAGAAAAAACTTAAAAGTTCCTTTCTTGTAAATTTCTCGATTAGAAACCTTaggtaatttccaattattTAACTCTTTAGGAGTCTTAGAATAATTGACCTCTTCATTGCTTGCTAAAGCCTCTTAAGGATTTGTGGATCTCCTAAACATAGACCTGAAAATTGAACTCATATTTAGATCTTAATCTATAGCCTATTCACATGTAAACTTGAGTGAGTAATCACTAAAAATACTGCCCTAAACACGTTGTTCCTTCGATGAACAGGCTTCTTTTGATCGCCTCTAAGCATACCACTACTCATAGGATAAATCAAGCCCTTAAAACAAACCCATTTTATCTTCTCATGACTATGATACCATAAACACTATAGAGAATATGATATAACCAATTATATCATAAAGTTTATTATCACAAGTCCTTAGAATCAACAAGAGGGACATACTATTTCAAAttcatgagatattatggtgtctATCTTGAAAATAcctatcttaaaaattaaaacgtAAAGTTATTTATTgaatctaaaattaattaattgaaatttagtTGTACAATTTTATGAAGATTAAACATTTTATAGgtgaaaaaggaaacaaataattacatataaaaataaatataaaattgataattggactttcataaaaatattgaaggatTTGATAGGGTTTTAAATAGTATaaacaatctctctctctctatatatatatatataacatctcAATTTTTGAAggcattttgaaaataaaaaatattttgaagtttaCCATAGTATAGATTAATATGAAtttgttatttctttaatatGATGGTAGCAATAGTTAGGGAGAACTCATCTCATCCTAGCCTAATCTCAATAACTAAAACTTATTCATATTCTTccttacaaaaaaatttaaaaataacgaAACATGATACCAGGAGCATGAGAATTGCTCAAACGGTTTAACCTTGTCTtacccaatttaatatttttacacgtttatttatattaaaataaatataatttataaacaacaaatattataaatttttgtaatttatttttatgctaatatgtctttaaaaaaaaattaatttaataaatttttttatttaatgatatttatataagcGACCCGAAATCCAATTAGAGATTACAATGGGGTGAGTTTTTTTTATGTATCATCcaactatatataaaattaattttaaattttaatttaatttaattttaattttcctatttttaatacatagataacaataataataataataataataataattatgaatgcttttcaataaaataaattataaaaaatataataatttaattatttataaaatatatttattttaataatattaaaatattaaaatatttttttttaaaaattaaatggagTGGGGccagaatgaaaattttttaataaaaaaaatttcataccCCTCCACTCCATTTAGGCTTTTTTAATAGGATgtgaatgaaaattattttgaataaatgagacTGACATCACCCACCCGAGTTTCATCCCTAAATCAGGCggtggttttaaaaaattctctcttatatataataaaacccGCCCATTGCATCCCTAATTGGGGGCCTCGAGCAGTAGTGTCCTAACGTAGATGCACAGGAGTCGCCTCTCGTAGCACCAACCGAATCTACTTCCACTCTCTTGCGCTCGCTCCaggttgtttttctttgtttgcttGCTCAGAAAAcagtatgaaatggaaaaaatttctttttccttttttgtgaCTGAagattggggaaaaaaaaatgacttttcaaTTTTACACTGATCTTTTTGTCTTTCCATATTGCGAtttctttggtttctttttgaGTGATCGTTAATGAAAAGCATACCAATTTTGGATTGTTTTGTTTTCCTACCATTTCTAGGAATGCGAGGCACAGCTTTTTAggcttaattattattattattttcttaatggaTTCTGAGGTTCAAAAGAACcttagggttttgggaagatagaaattttggttgttttttctaaatatccTTCAGCATAGTAGGATAGAAGTAATGTATTCAGTGTATGAAGAAAGCAGAGATATAATCAGCAACCTACCAGATGAACTTCTTTGTCATATCCTTTCGTTTCTTCCCACCAAATTTGCTGTGGGAACTAGTATCCTATCAAAAAGATGGAGGTACCTTTGGGCTTCTGTCCCtattcttgattttgatgatgagttATGGCTGAATCCAAGTACGCTTGTTGAACTTGAAGAAAGAATAACTATGTTTCAGAATTTTGTGGATGGAGTATTGCATCATAGCGAGGTCTCATGTATTAAAAAGTTCCGACTCGGTTACCGTGATAACAATCTGGACAGTGTTTATTCCTGGATCTGCATTGCACTTGAGCGCCGTGTTCAAGAGCTTGATCTCCACTTACTTATAGACTGGGGTGTTGAATTGCCACCTATGTTTTTCATTTGCAAAACACTAGTGGTTGTGAAACTGTCGTGTGCACTTTTTCTTGATATTCCAACTACAGTTTGGCTTCCAAGTCTCAAGGCTCTCCATCTTAAGTCAGTTGAAtattcagatgatgactcaaTCCAGAACCTTCTATCTGGCTGCCCAGTTCTGGAAGAACTAGTCATAGAGAGAGAAGAACGGGATAATCAGTGGGTTGTTAATGTTTCCAATCCCTCATTGAAAATTTTGcgcatattttttttcacagaTGGATTTGGACACCCATATGAACAAGAAGATCAAGACTATAAAGTTGTGGTTGATGCCCCAAATCTTGAATACCTTAGTATCACAGATTACTTGTCAAAGGActattttgtgaaagatttaCCTTCCTTGGTTAAAGCATTTATTGATGTTGAACAAGAtagtgaagaatttgaagaaagtCCACATAATGGTGGCATATCATATCATGGTCCTATTTATGAGCTTCTTGGAAGGATCTCAAATGTGAAGTGTCTATCACTAACTGGCGTAACTTTAGATGTAAGTTTCTTATTTCCACCCATTGTTTCTTTTGCCTCTTCAACTAGATATTTGTGATAGTTGAGGTGtaaataattgtattttaagGTTCAGCCCATGTTATTCTTATAGCCTGAAGATTTGAGGAGACGTATGGTAGATCGATAACTAGTGTAAAACCTTTGATCAAATTGCTAACGTCtataaatcaaaaaaatttagatcCTTTCCTGTCATCAGATATattgaaatgaataaaaggTTACTCACATATCAAGCATTAAATGGTTAGGATAAGGTTTCACAGGGTTGGCTGTTTTGTTATATTAGATTATTATACCCCAAGGATTATAACATTTGTATCTATCTTCCATGCAGTCACTGAGTGGCACTATTGGTGACTATAAGCTCCCTACATTTCATAATATGACCCGCTTGGAGTTCTTGTTTATTGGCGGCTTCAACTGGGACTTCTTGCCCAACTTTCTTCATAGCTCACCTAATCTTGAAGCTCTTATCATTGAAACTGTATGTAATATCCAATGTAAGATTGATTTGGTCTAGACTTGATAAAGTACATGATCTTACAAGTTTCATTTTGTTGTTAGGGTTATACAAATGAACTTATACCTGAAGGTTGGCTGATGCCGCTTCAAGTGCCTGCCTGTTTAGTATTGCATCTCAAGGAAATTGAAATTAGGAGGATTGTTGGCGAGGACTATGAGCTTGAAGCAGTAGAGTACTTACTGAAAAATGCAGAAGTTTTGCAGCAGATGACAATAGATTGTCATGAGTCGTCCATGGACCAAGAGTTTTGTGTTTGCAAGAAATTATTAGGACTTCCTAGGGGCTCACGAAGTTGTCAGCTTACAATTCTTTGCAGTTGTGGAGACACTCCTTTTTGCTAAGAATGACAATTTGTAACttgtctttttttattcttattcttcttctattttttttttctctcaatggGATATTTATCCTTTTTCATGAACTATGCTTTACATGTTGCTTATTGTAAACTTCCATAAGTATCAGCTTAACTAATTGTTGTTCTCTAAATAGCCATTCTTGGTGGGAGTTCCATGTAACACATTTCTACTTGTTATGATATGTCATTTTGTTCATCAAGGGTTGTATACTTGAGCTTGTGAGAGTGACCTTCCTCTAATTTATATTCTCCGTCAGTTGGTAATTTAGCAAAGGTTGGTTaggatttcttttttcataCTTTACTAATTTATATTTCTTCTACTCATTGCATATAACTGATTGCATTCTATGACTTCAGAGCTGGTGTTAGCAAAAATTAGTGGCAATTCCTTGAGTTCTTTTTTTCCTAGTTTCAATTCCACATGTTCTGATGACTATCTGAAAGAGTGTGATTTGTGTACTAACTATTGCATTTGTATTTGTGACTGTGATATAGAATTGTGGTAGTAATAATTGTTTTCTATGCAAAAGCTTTGTTGTCAAAATTGATGTTTTTGGAATCAAGTGTTCCaaaatgttttctatttcaTCTTGTGAGGTGAGGTTAAATGATGGGGGAAAACCTTTGAAAATctattcaaggaagaaatggaagacctaagtaaactttaagtacgataaatattaattagaattgaattaggattagtatttgttggagtcaaaTTTGGATTAGCCagttaagttataatataattagaatttgagtcatgataggttattagagtcctagtagactttggatgttataattagaattaaaatcataataggttattagagtcctagtagactttgcatttcttagagaagcctataaataggttaatcAATGTAAATTAAAGGGatgaattgattgatattaataatattatattttatttcatcgCAAGCGTTCCAATCCTCAATGGTGAAACACACCTCTATCCTCGATAAGTTTTCGCTGCTTAGTAACATTCCTTTTTGGTAAGGACTTTGAAGAGTTTGTATGGTGTGAGGTCTTACCCATAAAAATAAGTCATATTTTACTTGGAAGACCTTAGCTTTTTTATAGAAGAGTTCAACATGACGGCTATGAAATACATATACTCTCATGCACAATGGATGTAAGATGACCCTTCATCCAATGAAAAAAGTCCCTATAATTAAGAAGTCAGAGAAGGCACAACCAAAAAAGGTACTTACTATGcgtcaatttgaaaaaaaaaacatggaaactAAAGTTAATTTTACTTTAATAGCTTGGTCAGTGGAGGAAATTAAAGAGCAAGATAAGGAATATCCAGCAAACATACGTAAAATTCTAGATGAATTTTCTAACTTGTGGCCTACAGAGTTACCTAGTCAACTTCCCCCTATACATGACATACAACATGCCATTGATATGATTCCTGTTGCATCATTACCAAATTTATCAGCCTACATAATGAATCCAACATAACATGTTAAATTAAAGAGATGAGTTGATGAATTACTTACTAAAGGCTTTATTCATAAAAGCCTAAGTCCTTTGTGGAGTTCCTGTCCTACTAACATCAAAGAAGGATGGATCATGGCAGATGTGTGTGGATAGTCGTGCAATCACCAAAATCACAATCAAGTATCGATTTCCAATTCCAAGACTTGATGACATGCTAGATATGATGGTTGGATTAGtaatcttctcaaagattgaTCTAAGAAGTGGAT
This window contains:
- the LOC117908270 gene encoding F-box/LRR-repeat protein At4g14103-like → MHRSRLSRDIISNLPDELLCHILSFLPTKFAVGTSILSKRWRYLWASVPILDFDDELWLNPSTLVELEERITMFQNFVDGVLHHSEVSCIKKFRLGYRDNNLDSVYSWICIALERRVQELDLHLLIDWGVELPPMFFICKTLVVVKLSCALFLDIPTTVWLPSLKALHLKSVEYSDDDSIQNLLSGCPVLEELVIEREERDNQWVVNVSNPSLKILRIFFFTDGFGHPYEQEDQDYKVVVDAPNLEYLSITDYLSKDYFVKDLPSLVKAFIDVEQDSEEFEESPHNGGISYHGPIYELLGRISNVKCLSLTGVTLDSLSGTIGDYKLPTFHNMTRLEFLFIGGFNWDFLPNFLHSSPNLEALIIETGYTNELIPEGWLMPLQVPACLVLHLKEIEIRRIVGEDYELEAVEYLLKNAEVLQQMTIDCHESSMDQEFCGIEIDPENIKAIVDWTVPTNIHEVANKAFEEIKSKMVNSPILRLPNFEKVFEVAYGASHMGIGVVLSQEGHLVAFFSEKLNEAKKKYSTYDLEFYVVVQAIRH